Within the Rhizobium favelukesii genome, the region CAGCCATTCACCGACGCTGATCCCGGTGGTGCTCTCGAACCGGCGCTGAAAGGTTCGCTGGCTCATCCCGGCTTTCGTCGCGAGCAGGCTGATCGGCTGCTCCTCATCCAGCCGCTGCCGCATCCACTCGATCAGCGGGCCGAGCCGGATGCCCTCGCGCTTCTGCGGCACCGGCGCCTGGATGAACTGCGCCTGCCCGCCCTCGCGATGCGGCGGCAGAACCAGGCGCCGCGCGACGCTGTTGGCAGCCTCCGTGCCGAAATCGCCACGAACCACATGCAGGCAGAGATCGATACCGGCGGCGCTGCCTGCCGCCGTCAGGATACTGCCCTCGTCCATGTAGAGCACGTCGGCATCGAAGCTGATATCGGGGTAGCGTTCCGAGATCGAGGCGACGTAGCGCCAATGCGTGGTTGCCCGCCGATGGCCAAGCAACCCGGTGGCGGCAAGCACCGCAACACCGGAGCAGAGGGACATGATCCGCGCACCACGCTGATGGGCTGAGCGCAAAGCATCGATGACTGCCTCGGGAACCTCTGCATCGATCGCGCGCCAGCCAGGCACGACGATCAAATCCGCCTCCTCAAGCACCTCCAACCCATGATCGACGGAAACTGTCAGCCCGCCGGCGGCACGAAGCGGTCCCGGCTCTATCGCGCAGACCGAATAGCGATACCATCCCTTGCCCATTTCCGGACGCGACAGACCGAACACCTCGTAGGCAATGGCGAACTCGAAGGTGCACAGGCCGTCATAGGCAAGCACCGCGACATGGGGTCCCTTCAGCGCATTTGGCATGATCTTTACGCGAACCGTCATTCTGGCCAATTTCGCCAAGCCATAACATCGGCGATGGTCGGCGGCAACTCGAACCGAAAGGACATGCCATGCCAAGCTTCGTCGCCGAAACCCCTGCCCTCTCTCCGGAGGCCACCGCCGCCTACTATGCCCGCAAGCTCGCCTTCGAGACCGATTGCTGGGACGTCCACGCATCGCTTTCCGCCGGCAACAGTGGCTTCGTACTGCTGGACGTTCGCTCTCCCGCACTTTATGCCGCCTCCCACGTACCGGGTGCCATCAACCTGCCGCACGGCAAGATGACGGCGCATCGCATGTCGCAATGGCCCGCAGATACCCTGTTCGTCGTCTATTGCGCCGGCCCGCATTGCAACGGCACCGACAAGGCCGCTCTCCGCCTCGCCAGGCTCGGGCTCCAGGTGAAGGTCATGATCGGCGGAATGACCGGCTGGGCCGACGAGGGGTTTGCCTTCGACAGCAGCCCGGCGACGGCGGCCGCCTGACGCAAGGTTCGCTGCACGGCCAGTGCATTGGACCGGCGCGAGGGAGATTGTATTTTCCTGCGCCGGTGCGATAGTCGGGAGGCGCAAAGAGGTAGCCTCCCGCATGACATGTCATATCGTTGCGATCGGCCAGTTGCCTCCGCCACAAAACGGCTTCTCGCACGCGACTAAAAGCATGATCGTGCTGCTTTCGGAAGCAAACAGGGTCACGGTTTGCAATGTCGCCCCGCCGACCGGCAAGCTGTCGCTGCTGAAGCATCCGATCAAGTTCAGTCGCGTCCTCAGCTCGACTTTGTACAAAATCGGTGGTGATTTCGGGGGCATCTGAGCAGCCCTGGGTGAATCAATTCGCCGCAGGGTCCCGGCCTTGCGCCATTCGTTTGATCGGATTCGAACGAATGGATGAGCGAACAACATGATTGTAGCCGTGAGCCGGGAGACGCGGTCCCCCACATCCTTCGCAAATGGCTGTCGCCGTTTCGTTTCTGGTTTACCGCGCCAAGCTGGGAGCATCTGCTGGTCCTGGTGATGGGTGCGCTCCTTTCGCCTGGCAAGCGAACGGTGACGGCCTGCCTGCGCATCACCGGACGCGCGGAGGTAAGTAATTTTGCCGCCTATCATCAACTCCTCAACCGAGCCCGCTGGAACCCTCGCACGTTGGCGGCCCGTCTGCTGTCCATCATTGTTGCCCGGCTCGTGCCCGAGGGCCCTGTCGTGATTGGCATGGATGATACAATCGAACGGCGTTGGGGCCAACGCATCGCCGCGCGTGGAATTTATCGTGACCCGGTGCGCTCCAGCCATGGCCACTTTGTCAAAGCCAGCGGCTTGAGATGGTTGAGCTTCATGGTTCTTTCACCTGTCCCATGGGCAAAATGTATTAAAGCCCTGCCGGTGCTGACGATCCTGTGTCCCTCTGAGCGCCATGATCAGAAGAAGGGCCGAAAGCACAAGCTGCTGACTGATTGGGCAAGGCAAGGCGTCTTGCAGCTTTGCCGCTGGCTGCCGGGCCGCGAAATCATCTTTGTCGGCGATAGCAGCTTTGCCGTTCATACACTGGCTGCGGCTCTTCCCGACACGGCCACTCTCATCACGCGGTTGCGTCTGGATGCCAGTCTCTTTGCTCCACCAGATCAACGGCACGAACATACGCTCGGGCGACCGGCGCAAAAAGGCAGGCCATTGCCGAAACTGAAAACGCTCCTCAAAGACGCAAAGACCGAGTGGCAGCGCATCGTCGCATCGTCCTGGTACGGCAAGCAAACCGACAAAACCCTTGATGTCACATCAGGAACCGGCCTCTGGTATCGGCGTGGAACGCCCCCAAGACCAATTCGCTGGGTTCTCGTTCGCGATCCATCAGGCCGTCGTGAACCCCAGGCGTTCATGAGCACCAACGTCAACCTTGAGCCCGCTCAGATCATTGCCTATTTCGTTCGGCGCTGGCAGATCGAGGTCACCTTCGCCGAAACGCGAGCGCATCTTGGCGTGGAAACCCAACGGCAGTGGAACGACAAAGCCATCATGCGCACGACCCCGTCGCTGCTGGCGCTCTACAGCCTCGTCACACTCTGGGCATGCGATCTGCTCGGTCATGGCGTCCTTCCCTATGCCGCCGCCTGGTACAAGAAAACAGAGTTCACCTTCTCCGATGCCATCGGTGCGGTTCGCATGATCCTGTGGGATCAGGATATTTATCGACAGCACCCGCCAGACCCGGACATTCCTGAAACTCAACCAAGCCGCCTCAAGCGGATGACACAAGCACTTTGCTTCGCTGCATAATGTACAAAGTCGAGCTCAGCGCCTGTCTCCAGCTGTTGCGCGATCGCAAGCATGGCAACAGGATCTGCTATCTCGCCTGCGAAGGCGGCTCTGGCCTGATCTACACGTCGCTGATCGTGCTGTTTGCGAGGCTCCTTGCCTATCCCGTCTACCTGCACCATCACAGTTTCAGCTACATCGATAGGCCGAGGTTGCTGATGCGATCCATCCTGACGCTCGGCGGCCGCCGGCTGCGACACATTTTCCTGTGCGACATCATGCGAGACGACTTCAC harbors:
- a CDS encoding rhodanese-like domain-containing protein; the encoded protein is MPSFVAETPALSPEATAAYYARKLAFETDCWDVHASLSAGNSGFVLLDVRSPALYAASHVPGAINLPHGKMTAHRMSQWPADTLFVVYCAGPHCNGTDKAALRLARLGLQVKVMIGGMTGWADEGFAFDSSPATAAA
- the ftrA gene encoding transcriptional regulator FtrA, whose product is MTVRVKIMPNALKGPHVAVLAYDGLCTFEFAIAYEVFGLSRPEMGKGWYRYSVCAIEPGPLRAAGGLTVSVDHGLEVLEEADLIVVPGWRAIDAEVPEAVIDALRSAHQRGARIMSLCSGVAVLAATGLLGHRRATTHWRYVASISERYPDISFDADVLYMDEGSILTAAGSAAGIDLCLHVVRGDFGTEAANSVARRLVLPPHREGGQAQFIQAPVPQKREGIRLGPLIEWMRQRLDEEQPISLLATKAGMSQRTFQRRFESTTGISVGEWLLRERLRHARELLEKQIGASLDDIAASSGFGTLATMRHHFRKRLGTSPGAYRKMFATGRG
- a CDS encoding IS701 family transposase, yielding MSEQHDCSREPGDAVPHILRKWLSPFRFWFTAPSWEHLLVLVMGALLSPGKRTVTACLRITGRAEVSNFAAYHQLLNRARWNPRTLAARLLSIIVARLVPEGPVVIGMDDTIERRWGQRIAARGIYRDPVRSSHGHFVKASGLRWLSFMVLSPVPWAKCIKALPVLTILCPSERHDQKKGRKHKLLTDWARQGVLQLCRWLPGREIIFVGDSSFAVHTLAAALPDTATLITRLRLDASLFAPPDQRHEHTLGRPAQKGRPLPKLKTLLKDAKTEWQRIVASSWYGKQTDKTLDVTSGTGLWYRRGTPPRPIRWVLVRDPSGRREPQAFMSTNVNLEPAQIIAYFVRRWQIEVTFAETRAHLGVETQRQWNDKAIMRTTPSLLALYSLVTLWACDLLGHGVLPYAAAWYKKTEFTFSDAIGAVRMILWDQDIYRQHPPDPDIPETQPSRLKRMTQALCFAA